The Magnolia sinica isolate HGM2019 chromosome 10, MsV1, whole genome shotgun sequence genome includes a window with the following:
- the LOC131217461 gene encoding leucine-rich repeat extensin-like protein 3, which produces MSRGRARGRGARERGTRGTHPTRAHPTPVVEDPIPKVPIQLVPPVALVPPPIPPPQPAALVTEAPVVLVPPPIPPPQPAVPIIGAPTQPAAAVPPPEAIDTPTFLTVPIGVEHFQQLIQLVATALQAGQHATAQVSEQSDLPRASAIA; this is translated from the coding sequence atgtcACGTGGACgcgcccgtggtcgtggtgcccgtgaACGAGGCACCCGAGGTACTcatcctactcgagcacatcctactcctgttgttgaggatccgattccaaAGGTCCCGATCCAGCTTGTTCCTCCAGTTGCTctggttcccccacctattcctcCGCCTCAGCCTGCTGCTCTGGTTACAGAGGCTCCAGTTGTTctggttcccccacctattccccctcctcagcctgctgTTCCAATTATTGGGGCTCCTACTCAGCCGGCCGCAGCCGTGCCTCCGCCCGAGGCGATTGACACCCCTACCTTTctgacagtacctataggagtggagcattttcagcagttgatACAGCTTGTTGCCACTGCATTGCAGGCCGGTCAGCATGCTACTGCCCAGGTTTCTGAGCAGTCTGATTTACCacgtgctagtgcgatagcttGA